Below is a window of Podospora pseudocomata strain CBS 415.72m chromosome 1 map unlocalized CBS415.72m_1.2, whole genome shotgun sequence DNA.
AGTCGCAAGGCGCGACCACCGAGCCGTTTACCCAAAGAGCCTGAGGGATGGCGACGACTGCGGTTGCCCAGATCGCGAGTGCAGCGCCTGCCACGAGGCCGCGATGCACCGGCGGTACCATTGTGAAGGCTGTTCACACACGGTTGGGTTCTTATGCGGCTATAATTGTGAGATGAAGAGGCAGGGGTGGAGTGagggtgctgttgttgttcagtCGGTCAGTGCTGAAGAAAGTCTGACTCGGCGATCGGAGAGTGTGATGGGAGAAGGAATAAGCAGGGCAGGGTGGGCGGGAAGGAACTCAGGAGTGGTCGATATGGGGGGCAGACAGACACAAGATATAAAGTGGGCAGGAGCGGGCAGGAGCGGGCAGGAGCAGGGTCGGCAGGGGCACGAGGACGGGCCCGGGGATGGGAGTGACAAGATCGGACAGAAGGCAGGCCGTCTTGGGCTTCTGCTCTCTTCTATACTTTCCACCTTGCACTCACAAGAGAGGCAGGCGCGTTTGGGAATGGTGGTGTCGTCAAGCCCAGAAATCAGCACTTTAATAATTCTGCGGGGCAGCTGCCAGTTCTACATGCAGTCAAGGTTGCAATAAGCTTGCCGTGCCTTCCACTTCATCATAGCAGGCCACGCCAGACAAGCGAAGAGAAGAATTGGGACGAAATACCAGCAGAGGCATGCTGATCTCGATCCCAGATTCCAGGTTCCGTGTCTTGCCCATGTCTTTTCCAGGTTGTCGTCAAAGGTGGGCTTTCCTTGGCGTGCTCCTCATGATCgtcatctctctctctcttgccCATTGTTTctccaactttttttttctgccgCATTGAGATCCATCATCCATTGATTCGATGTGTTCCGGATCAGGTACCTCTTAACCTCCATTGCGGCCAATTTGATGCTTGTGTGCCCCGGACGAGAACGGTTGTGCATTCCTCCCACACGAGGCTCTTTCGAGGCATGTAGCACCTGCCACAACCGGGCAGTTCCTGCTTGTCCACCGCTCCAGGCTGTATTCCGTCGGTCAATAGAGACGGCAAGACGTTGGATTTTGGGGAGCTTGTTTGGAGCTTTCCCCGCATTCTGCACTCTCAAATGCTCCGGCATAGGCCCGGTCCGCAGCTATTCTAGCGCTTCCATTCGCTGGGACCGGCGGATCCACGGTGACGTCAGCCATTGGCAGGGTCTCTTGACTTTGGGGCTAAGGCGGGGTAAAGAGCTTGCAGAGACGCGGAAGCATGCTCCTCAACCAGAGGCGCATACCAACGAGGCGGTAAGGAAAATGGCTGTTCCACACAAACGGTTCGCCCAGGAAGCCCTCGCAGCCCTCATAGTCTTTCAAAGAAAGCCACAGATCATCGTCAGTGGCGGTATCTTTAGCCTCTTGGCTGAGGTCTGCCGTGCTTTGCCTTGTTCCCTGTCGGTGATTTTAGTCACCATTCAGCTGCGagtcttgtcctcctccaccgagtTCATTTTGTGTTCTCGTTACCAAATCATCGGGCAGTCCGGCGTCTCCGGGCTCACTTTGTATGGACAGAAGCAAGACTTCGGCCCGCATCCTCGGTCTTGCCCTACATGAAGGAAGACTTGGCAAGGGATCTCGGCTACCGACATCAGCAATCCAAGTCGGCTTTTATAATCATCCATTGGTGAACATTGTTAGAGTGTCGGGATGTGTAAATTTCCTATTTGTCGGCACTTTACTGCGATGTCCGATACATGgacctttctctttcttgccCCTTCAAGCCCTTGCTGTTTCCATTCTTCTCTCCCATAATTGTCTTGAAGATGGATTCTAGACGAGGAACAACAAACTCGCGGTTCTGGTAGATTTGATAGTGTATCACCAGTCTCCCCCCCATGAGCTTCAAGCCAGCCTCCTTTCCAAGCTCATCAACCCGGGCGTCTGGACAGTGGGCAtcttcaagatcaagccAGACCATGTTGGTATGTACCGGATGGATAAGCTGACCGCCGAGATCAGTCCAGATTTTGGCAACCTGCTGTGCCAAAATATGCGTATCCCGCAGCAAGCCCACTTCACCATTTGGTCCTTTGCCAAACGTCTCGTCAACGGCAACCCGGGCTGCTGCCGTGACGACTCCAGACTGTCGAAGCCCGCCGCCAATTGATTTCCTTACCCAGCGGGAATGCTTGATAACCTTCTTGTCTCCGACGAGGACGCTGCCGATAGGGGCGCCGAGGCCTTTGGAGAAACACAGTGTAACAGTGTCGAAACATGAAGCAAATTCCTTCAGGCTTCCTGCGCCGGAAGCCGCAGCCTCCCATAGTCGTGCTCCATCACAGTGCATTTTGAGCCCATTTTCTTTTGCGAAAGCCGAGATGCGTTGGACTTCCTGGAGTGGCATGATCATGCCGTTGAGAGTATTCTCTAGGCTGATGAGACGAGTTGGGCAGGTGTGTACGTCGTCATCTAGGTAGACATTGGCCTTGATGTCTTCCAGTGACAGATAGATGCCATTTTTTGGTACGATTGTCTTGACTGTGGCACCTGTCAGGGCGGAGACGCTGTTTATAAAGTTAGCAAACTGGATATCAGGGTATAATGTGTGCAAGTTGCCTTACCCTCCAGCCTCATACTTGACAATATGGGAACGGTAGTCACACACCAAGCCATGGGGCGGCTGAGTCAAAAGAGATCTCAAAGCTAGCTGGTTACCCATGGTCCCGGACAGGACAAAAAGACCAGCCTCTTTGCCAGTCAAGGCAGCACAGTGAGCTTCCAGATCGATAGTAGTTGGGTCCTCCTGGAAGACATCATCAAACAGTGTGCAGTTCTGAATAGCAGTAAGCATGGAGGCTGTGGGTGTTGTCATCGTATCGCCTACGTTCACGTTTGCATTCAGCTTCACGCATCTGATTCAGAACCTCATATGTCAACTCACTTCTCAGATCATAGCCAGCTGCCCCGGCACTTCCAACCCAGGCATTTTGTTTAGGACCATTTCCCTGCTCGGCATTTGCATTTGCCAATGACATCTTCAACtttgaggatggtgttgatgtgagACACCGACGGCTTGATTGAGTCAAAGATCGAGAGGTTGATCTTGTAAGAAGTGGAGAAGCTGCTTTTACCCCTCTGGTAAGGTATGCCTGGAGCTCAcccgtcaaggaggaggatgccggtGGCCAAAGTCGCATTATTTTTCCGTGCATTGGGTTTGTTTGGGTGAGAAGTTATGCCGCCTTCGTTGTATTCAGCGGCTCATGGCTTGTGTATTCCCGGGGGCAACTCCACCGATCTCACACGTTACGTACAAAAAAGTAGATGATATGTTGCATGATAAAGCAATAAAATGCCATATACATGTCTTTCAACGTTATTGAATGATTTCTGACCGTCGTTCAAAGATCTTCTGACCATTATTCAAGGCCTATTGGCTCTTTTCCCAAGGCATTGGTCTCTGCCGCGGCCTTGATCTCAAGTCTCAGTCTCCATTTTTTGTTCGCAATGTGGCACTGAAGGAGCAGTGATGTCGGCCAGTCCCCCCACCGATAACTGATGGTGATAACGTGCATAGTGGGAAGGACCCACTGAACTGCCCGCAGGTGTTGGGCCTTCGCAATGTGCTGAACTTCTGAACTTGCAGCCTCCATCAGCTCACTTTTGGGCCTTGGCCAGTCCTCAGCTTCCAATATTTCCTCGTCCGATTTCAAAAGGGGCAAGATGTCGTCCACAGTGGTCCCATTTGAACCACACCCACACTTAGTTCCCAGGACGCCATTCGCTTCCATTCACACGTGGCTAGAACAACGGTCGTATGAGGTTTCAAGCCACATGGCACAACCAGACTACCTATCGAAGATCTAGAATCTTTTTGCCGGCTTCGACAGACCAAAGTCACGATCTCGATTCGATGCAGTCATCACTCAGGTCGGCAGGCAGGTCCCCATCTCTCCGTTATTGCTTGTGAAACCCGAAATCTAACCAATTCGAATCCCGATCCAGGGTCCACTGGGTCCGAAAGTCTTCGGAGCGCTGGTGGACTACGGACCCTGACCATATCACATCTCGGAGGGGCACCTGTCTCTCAGCTCTGGCTATTATTCATGCGAGAAACCTATGTGTCCATCGTCGGGCCCCGAATTATGATGTGTCCCTTCCCTCGCCTGGTTTCTGACCGACGATCCCCCAAAGGAGACAAACTGTCAATCATTTACCACTTCAAGGAAACTCGACAGAAAGACAACAAATCCAGAACGACACTATCGATAAAATAATTATTTTCAAAGAAGACATGCGAAAACCGGCTACTTTCCCATCCATGTCTAGGAACCCGAGCTTGGGCGCCAATATCTCCCCCAATGATTCTCTCCAACAAATTCCAGGTCCCTTCCAACCATATCGCCCGTCATTCTATCCAAGAAACACCTTCTTTTTCAACGATTAACGACGAATTCCTAAAAGAACTGTCATGACAAGCCAACGCCTACGCCATCGCTTAAAAAACACCACACCCGAAAAAGCCTAGTCCACCAGCTGCAAAGTTGCGTCTCCGGTTCAGCGCCAGACCCCCTCGATTAAAGGGAGACACCGGATCCCATGTTCACATCCGTGGCGGCTGTTGGTTCCCCCAATACCCAGGGTTTCCAAGATCAAGTTGCTGCCAGTCCCAATACTCCAACACACTGGGCACAGCAGGCACCGCATCCTCCGATACCTCCTGGATCGCTCCTTGGAGCAGACCGAAGTTTGGATTGGCATCAGGGGCCGGTTCCCACGCGGGCTGGGTGTAGCCAAGGGGGTCAGGCGGCCCGGAGTGGAAGATATGATGGTCATTGCTGAATTGGAGGTCATTCGATGACACAAAGCCGCTGTTGGGTACGAAGCTGTCGGTCACCAGATATTCATTCGAAGGGACCATGCCTGCGCTTGAGGGCATGAATTGGTCGACTGTGCCATAGTATGGCGAGGGCTGCATGTTTTGTGCATGCATATGGCTCAAGTGATCATGGCCgttggaaggtggtgggttATCCATTGGCTGATAGCCATGGAAAACCTGTCCATTCCCAGACGGGATGGGGGCGTTTGAGCGCAACGGAACCTCGGATGAAGGAATGTTGttcgatgacgacgacaccaccgATACCGAGCCATTCGAACCGAGTTGAGAGCTATTTGAGCCGAGCTGAGATTCGACCAGTGTCCCATCGGTGTTCGATCCTTGAGCTACGCCCTCGGAGATACGATCAGAAAGAATTCTTCTAGCCAACGCATTGTTCGATGAGCCGGCAGCTGTACTGTCGCCTATCTGGTTGGCATTTGTGCGCTTGCTGCGTTTCGGAGCTCCGATTACTCCCTTTTCTTGAGGGCTGAGCGgcaggttgatgatgaggccCTTGAGAATACGATACAGGGCTGCCGTTGTCTTGGACTCGGCGTATGACTCCTCGAGCATGTGGAGACCCTTGTTGATAGCCTCGAGCACCGTCTCGCGCTGTGGCAGAGTGCGGGCCTCATCGTGGACAAAAGCAGAGCACATGACCGTCGTGGCATCAAAGATGCAAAAGATGGCATAGTGGAACTTTGCACCGGCTGAAACCATGTTCTCAAAGAAGCTCCACGACACATCCATCAGATCGAGGCCGGCTTGGACACCAGCCGCGCGCAGCTCGGATTCAAGCTTCGTCAGAGGCTTGCCAGAATTTCGGGTGACGAATGCCTTCAATGGGCTGAAGAGAGACATGTATCCTATCAGATGGAGATACCGGCGCTGGAAGACAACCCAATCAAACTCCTCATCCCACTGGGTGTCGGGATTCGTGCGTGAGTACTCTTTGGGAAGATCCTCATACCACTTATAGACGACATCGCGCAGTCTTCTGGCCTGGTCGGCCTCATCCACTTTTCCATCGGCGCGAGGAGCAAACTCGGCTGCCATGGCAAGACACAGCTGGCAATGCAAATTCATATGACGGAAGGGCGACGGCTGGTTGGGCCGCTCGGGATCAATTTCGAGGGCCAGAGTTGGCATTACGAAAGTGCAATCGGCATGGTTGACAAGGAGGGGGCGTGAGAGCATGGAGCCAAGGGCACTGTCACCAGCTGTGAGTAGAGGCACTCCGAATTGGATATAGACGCATACTCACAAATCCCACATGTAGAGGACGCCCCAAAGACGCCTTCTCATCTCACGGTCAAACTCGGACATACCTTCAGACAAAGAGTCCTTGTGCAAGCCTATTTCACTGTTAGTTCATCCGCCAGAAAACAACGACTCAGCCGAGGGGAAGATTACCAATCTCGTTGGCAGCACGAATCGCTCTGCTCAGGGCGTGCCATGCTTCGGTCCACTTCTCTGCCGACTTGTACCAGAACGCTGTCAAAAAGAGCTGCTGGACGTGAATCAGACCACCCTTTCCTGGCGCTATGCTTGTGCTGAGCTTGTCGGCCGCGTTGTGCATGCGTTGGGCGAATGTCACGGCGTCGGCCTTCAGTTCGGTTTCGAGCCTTTCTTTGACACTATCATCGATGATGAAATGCAGCGAGCATGCACAAACACGCAGAATCAAGCTGGTAAGCTCTGGCGAGACCTTGTTCGGCGGAGTTGCCCACCAGCCATCATATTGGGTTCGGAACTCGGACGGGTAGAGGGCACTTGGGAAACTGGTCAACAAGTGCGATACATCGGCGATGTTAACAGGGACAGGGACGTACTAGTAGTGGTGGTTGGCACCGTTGAGCCAATTGTCGACAAGGCAATCGGTGTAGGGCTTTGCAGGCATGGACTCAAGGGCAGCCTTGAGTTCTTCGGACGGCTCAGCTTCATCCTCGACAACATCCTTACCTGGCTATTGAATGGTCAGTCGGTCTCGCAGTCTCCAGCGCGCACGGGCCGTGGTAGAAAGCTGCTCACTTTGGGGCCGCTTCCATTGCCAAGGACCAGATGATGGTCATGAGGCATGTAACCGAGGGCATTCAGAGCATCGCTGACTTCAGCCGCAGAGTTTTGATTGTCAAAGTCTGCGTCTCCGTCAAAAGCGTCACCGTAGTCTGGGCTGTCTGAACTCCGCTTCTTCGATGTTCTGACGGCGCGTGGAAGATAGGGGTTAGCAACGAGAGACACAACGGGCTTCCCCGTCCTTTACTCACCTTAGCTGGTTGTCGCTGAGAACAGTATCCTCTTTGCTTGACTTGGAACCGACCCCTTTGGATAAAAAGCGGCAGAGGTGCGAGACTCCTCGCTTCAGGCAATGATTGCAGGGGAACTGTTTGTTGCACTGGATCGAGCTGTCAGCCAATCTCTACCTAACCAACGATCCAACGATCCGACTCTAATGCAGCGCGGGCCGTTGCGAGGGTGCTTTCACCAGACTTTACCTTTTGCTTTCGTCTTTGGCACTCAACGCACGACACCGCCGCAGCTGTGGTGGCGCTCATTTTGCTGCCTGATGTTGACCTGACTAGCGACGAGGAAGGAAACCTGAAGAGGGATGGTTCTGATGAAAATTTCTTTCTGGGTGGTTTCCAGATCTGTTTTGTTTtgagatgatgggaaggCTCCCAACAATAAGCAATATCGCCGACCACCGCACGGGGAAGGGTCCTGTCGAGGATTGGGAGAGCACGGGGGGCGGAGAGGCACGGCTTGTACCCCTGCTGTGGCCGGAGCTGCTGGGACACACGCCATCTCACCCCCTAGCCCTCCCCAGACTACTATTTTATAACCCCTGCTAGTCAGCTAACTGTTCGGTGTTACAGGGCCCAGGGGCCTAACAATTCGGTGTCGTCGACGCACCGCTTTCAGCAGAAGCCCATTACTCCAATAACCCCCCGTTCTTAACTGTCGATCGCCAAGCCTGTAGGGGATTTGTTAGGGTGGAATCTCGAACTGTCTTCCCTGCAAGCGGGAACTCGTGGGCCATTCACCTTTCACCACCCATGAAGCTACACTTATCAGAAAGAGTCGAGATCCTTGTCATCGGGAAGGCTGAATACCTAAGCAGTTTTCCAGCCCCCTCGGTGCCGGCATCCAACGCCCGAGTCGGCATGAGCAGAACTTGTGGCGGCAGCAATTCCAAATCCTTTCGTGATTGCTACAGAGTGTAGCTAACTGGCCGGGTTCCTATACACGAAGAAAGATGCTGGTGCGCGCGACAAGATTCCTGGGAGGGCCAGGTGTGGATTCCAACCGATCAAAACACACCGATGGTCAGGGCTCATGCAGGGTCCTCGAGATCTGATCTTCCCATTCTTTTTCTGGGCAAccaaccctctccgcctcgcGAAACCCTCCCTTTCATTACATATATACGCAAACTAACGTCAACGATGTCGGTGCCGGGCATGCTAACTGGTGGCAATTCTGCCTTTGCGGGGATCGACAAGTCCTGGCTCATTTTAACAAAGTGTTTGCCGTACGATCTAGATCTGGGCAACGTGGGTAGGGTTCCCATATTTGCATGGTGAACCCGTCATCATGCTCGACAAATGTCTGCATTATTTGCGTCAGTGTGTCTTGGGGGTATTGGTATTGTGGATATCGAGGACTGCGGGAAATAGGGGGATCATGTGGGAAAAGCAAACAAGACGGTTATGGGGTATGGGGTGGTAGtatgggggtgggaggagttgacTACCGCCGGATAGCCTTTGCTCCGGGTGGAATCACTTTCGACTCGCCTTGCAGTCAGGGGACGTTGTGGCCAAACAGAGACCAGAATGGGTCTCCCATGACCCTTGGGCTCCTCTCCATGGTGGGAGGCTTGCGTCGGTGGTGGCATCGTCCCCCGGGTAGGCAGCCGTACTTCCCCAGCGGCAGTAGGGCTTGTCGACCGAGGCcactggatggatggatggatggatggagagTGTTGGTGAACCGGACAAGACACTCCTGGCGAatctcgcctcctcccactcggcCTCCCTGTTCGATATAATCAAGACCCCCCGTAGCCGTGGCCGGGACTCTCGGATGAATATGAAAGCCGTGTGTGTGAAGTTTTGCTGGCAAGCTGCTAGCAGCTCCTCACCCgcatacacacacacctctctATCCTTCCATCATAAACGGGAGCCAGCATTTCATCTTTCATGGGTCTGACACCTACCACCTTCCACACTCCCATATGGCTCCAAAATCCCTCTGCAGCTTGCTGACCGGGTTAGTAGTGGTTTCGAAACGATGTccactctcctccttctcctcctccaccccgaaATTGGGTTTCTGTTTGACCCCGTACGTATGTACGTTTGCCATCTATCCACCAACAGCTTTTGTCCGGCTGCGAAGATTCTTTACGAACTGTCCAATGTTTGTTACTTGGCCATGCTGTCGGCCCATGCCGACCCGCAGAGAGCTCATTTCGGGGTTTTCGATGGCGAAGATTATTCGGGTCGTCCTCGGCGTAAGAtaggtgaggttggtgtaGTAGGGGGTtttgatggggtggtgaggagtgTTATGTATGAACATAACTTCTTGACCAGGTTGGCCTAccttgggggtttgttgtAGAATTCCTGGTTCAGAGGGTTGTCGACGCTGCGGGAGAGGTTTGAAGCTTGACCACCCGGAGGAATGTGtatttccccccccccaccatggTAGTAGTGCGGATGCTTAGTAGGTCTCTGGTGTCTGGGAACTGGGTTTGAGCAAAGGCATTGTTGCTCAAGAGGGAGGCAAGTGCCGAGGGTATCAGTTGGAATTTCATCTTCAAACGGTTGCAGGGTAGGTATCTGGCTTCAGGTGAGTGATATTTGGCTGGATGTAGTCATCAGCAAGCGTATATATCTTTCATGGACGTAGGTGTCGAATGATGTTTAGAGGTTGGAATTTGGCCAATATTGTTATTTCATCCCCTCTCTCGTCCCGGCCTTGCCCGTGATATCAGAACATTTGAAGTTCGAATCATCGTCCCCATCCCGAGTCGATTATGTATAAAGTATACACGCATATCATTGATCTGATGCAactgtctctctctcagcCTAGTCCAACAAGAACTTGACATTAGTGTTACTCTAAGTATGCCTGCAACTTGGGCATACCTTAAAGACTTTTATCAAGGCAGATATCAATGAGCAGCAACTCGTGACCTTGATCCCAGCTCGTAATTATACGTACAAAATTATGACACGGCGCGCAAAGTATCACCAAGCGCTGTTGTCTGTATATACAAGGGCGGCCTTGAAGACCTCTCAATCAatatcaccacccaaaaTCGTTCCGTTGCCGAGGAAGGGAAGATGATTTGTTTTTCCTTGCAGTATTATAGGTTGGCGtactcccccccaccattccCTTTCTTCAGCCCGGCCAAATATGCCAAACTATATTCCTAGCCAACACACGCGACGCGCCGTGTGATATCCAAAGTTTACTCGTCAGACTCTATCCACATCAATCCTGTGATATTCAACGTGAGCCCAACGTCCTCGCATATCACCCAAGGatccaaaacaacaaaaggaTTCAACCAGCCTTTTACCCCCCCATATACCATCCCACTATCCAACTCTTTATGttaacccccctttcccaccccaTTCCCAGTTTGATCCCCTTCAACTAAACAAAAACTctctcaccaccggcgcccCACTAAACTCAGGATTCAATAGTATACAATTCAAAAAATACTGcagcccccccctcctcttttccaAAAACCCAGTCTTAAACCTCTTGACCAAACTCTTCGGCGGCAACTCCGGCACCGCAGCCTCAAACCCAGGAAACGTCATGATCAACTTTTTTCTCAAATCATCAAACTCGCTGTATCGCTTCCTAATATTTATCCTCGGCCCTTCTAGCGTCTCTACCGAAATATTCCAGACTGTGAAAGCCCCGATGTTGGTCGAGGAAGTGTTGATCGTGATGTAATCCGTTATTGTCACCGATCTCGCCCAGCAGGAGCGGTTGCGGTCTTGAGGCGtggttggggatgtggataggaagtgggaggaggggaggtcggATTCGTTGTCTTGGAGGGTTATCGCCCCGGGTGGGAGGACGGATTCGACGGAGGCGGTGGATAAAGGGCGGAGACCGTTCGAGGCagggtggtttggggggtgggatgttgAGTGCCAGTATGGAGGGGAGGTTACAGTCGGGGAGACGGTGTcgtggttggaggaggttgtggaggctacatcgtcgccgtcgtcgtcgtcgtcgtcgaatAAGGGGTTACGTCGGGGAGGTGCTTGGCCGTTGGTTGCCACAGACATGTTTGCTAGCGATTCGGATTTATTGCTATCGAGTATTGCTGCTTGCGCCGGCTCATGTTGCGCCTGGGCGCGGTGCTCGTTCTCGGATGCCATGTAGCTAATTTAGGAGGTGCTACCTCATCGGTTGAAGCCCAAGAGTTCAAGCTGAAGGCGAGAGCAATATGCGCTCCAAGGTGAGGGGCGTGCGACACCGGCAGTTACTGGAAAGTTGGGGATGACGGCAGTGCAGTCTTGGGGTCTTGGAGTCTTGGGGTCTTTGGATAGAGTTTGCGACTTGGATGCGATGCGATGCGATGCAATGCGACGCGCTGGTTCTTGTGTGGGATGCTTGATGTCAAGGATAGCTTTACAGAAAAAGACAGCGGGATCAAGGCTGGCGGTAGGCAATATAACAACAGTATAGTAGGTAGGCTGAAAGCTAAAGGTATTCGTGTTGCAAAGATGTTGCTCAAGAGAGAACAATCAAAAAGACCTGTCGCACAGTCCACGCAGACTCAACGGTTTGTCGTCATGGGTCGAAACCCCTACTAATTGCCCCACAAACCCAAGCGGGACAAGGATCATACAGTGCGCCTTCAATACCATAGGACTGTGCTACTTACATTAGGTTAAAATATCAGTCTAGGTTAACCTTCACAATATCTTTTTATTGTCTATTAGAAAGAAGTTGGGCAAGAAGGAACATAGTcaatcaaaaaaaaaaagaagataGAAGTATAAAAATGCAAAAAGCTCACTGACACCTCTCAAATGTTTTGGAAGGGTGTCAGCTACGAAAAGCCTGTAGGTTTGCAGTTTGGTTTTTTAATTTGgtttctttttattttcctTTGAGTTACCGCCATCCTGGCTGGCGGTATGGGGTTGTTTTTTATTATCACCACTGACCCTTTCAGGGCAGGGGACAATTTCTTTAGAATACCTTCTTCAGGGGAGCTAAGAGGGGGTGTTattcttgctcttgctcaGCACCATGTCATCTCAATGAGGATGACAGAGTAGAGAGAGCACTTGATTCTAGGCCATGTCTGCTCACAGTTGCATAGTATCAGATATGGCATCGGTCCTCGGTTTCTTGCAGATCTGGCGTCAGTGCCTGGTTTCTTGTTGCTTGTGCTCGCTCGTTGAGATCAGAGCCATCTGATGAGGGCAACGGGCCCATTTGATCCTGAAATGACCCGCCCTGGAGTCGAACTAGAACTCTCTATAGAGGTCAGGACCTCTTTTCTTATCCCCTCCTTTAAGTCATAGGACCATGGAGGGGTTGCCATTTGTTGGCGAAAAGTGTTCCTCAACTCGGTTGTATGAACTGTGGGCTCGCTCCTTCCCAGATATCTCACGGCAGGAGCAACAGTCCCAAGCAACCAGCCCCAAGCCAGACCAGCGACGACCGCACCAACACCGTGAATGCAGGGCTCTCTATTCACCGACATATCAGCTCTCAATTCTTGTTTTTGTGCAAGGTATCATCATGGGCATCTAGAGCTCGTCCTTCACAAAATACCTACCCTTCTCATCTTCCGTTCCCGGCAACACACCCTCAAAGTGTCCCTCCAAATCCATCCACTCTCCCACAAATCCAGCCACAATCTTTGCCCAATCCTTCACCGTGGCCACATCCAAGTTCTTGAC
It encodes the following:
- a CDS encoding uncharacterized protein (EggNog:ENOG50KOG2101; COG:I); the encoded protein is MASENEHRAQAQHEPAQAAILDSNKSESLANMSVATNGQAPPRRNPLFDDDDDDGDDVASTTSSNHDTVSPTVTSPPYWHSTSHPPNHPASNGLRPLSTASVESVLPPGAITLQDNESDLPSSHFLSTSPTTPQDRNRSCWARSVTITDYITINTSSTNIGAFTVWNISVETLEGPRINIRKRYSEFDDLRKKLIMTFPGFEAAVPELPPKSLVKRFKTGFLEKRRGGLQYFLNCILLNPEFSGAPVVREFLFS
- a CDS encoding uncharacterized protein (COG:E; EggNog:ENOG503NWDM) is translated as MHGKIMRLWPPASSSLTGELQAYLTRGVKAASPLLTRSTSRSLTQSSRRCLTSTPSSKLKMSLANANAEQGNGPKQNAWVGSAGAAGYDLRSDTMTTPTASMLTAIQNCTLFDDVFQEDPTTIDLEAHCAALTGKEAGLFVLSGTMGNQLALRSLLTQPPHGLVCDYRSHIVKYEAGGVSALTGATVKTIVPKNGIYLSLEDIKANVYLDDDVHTCPTRLISLENTLNGMIMPLQEVQRISAFAKENGLKMHCDGARLWEAAASGAGSLKEFASCFDTVTLCFSKGLGAPIGSVLVGDKKVIKHSRWVRKSIGGGLRQSGVVTAAARVAVDETFGKGPNGEVGLLRDTHILAQQVAKIWTDLGGQLIHPVHTNMVWLDLEDAHCPDARVDELGKEAGLKLMGGRLVIHYQIYQNREFVVPRLESIFKTIMGEKNGNSKGLKGQERERSMYRTSQ
- a CDS encoding uncharacterized protein (COG:L; EggNog:ENOG503P19N) — protein: MSATTAAAVSCVECQRRKQKCNKQFPCNHCLKRGVSHLCRFLSKGVGSKSSKEDTVLSDNQLRTSKKRSSDSPDYGDAFDGDADFDNQNSAAEVSDALNALGYMPHDHHLVLGNGSGPKPGKDVVEDEAEPSEELKAALESMPAKPYTDCLVDNWLNGANHHYYALYPSEFRTQYDGWWATPPNKVSPELTSLILRVCACSLHFIIDDSVKERLETELKADAVTFAQRMHNAADKLSTSIAPGKGGLIHVQQLFLTAFWYKSAEKWTEAWHALSRAIRAANEIGLHKDSLSEGMSEFDREMRRRLWGVLYMWDFALGSMLSRPLLVNHADCTFVMPTLALEIDPERPNQPSPFRHMNLHCQLCLAMAAEFAPRADGKVDEADQARRLRDVVYKWYEDLPKEYSRTNPDTQWDEEFDWVVFQRRYLHLIGYMSLFSPLKAFVTRNSGKPLTKLESELRAAGVQAGLDLMDVSWSFFENMVSAGAKFHYAIFCIFDATTVMCSAFVHDEARTLPQRETVLEAINKGLHMLEESYAESKTTAALYRILKGLIINLPLSPQEKGVIGAPKRSKRTNANQIGDSTAAGSSNNALARRILSDRISEGVAQGSNTDGTLVESQLGSNSSQLGSNGSVSVVSSSSNNIPSSEVPLRSNAPIPSGNGQVFHGYQPMDNPPPSNGHDHLSHMHAQNMQPSPYYGTVDQFMPSSAGMVPSNEYLVTDSFVPNSGFVSSNDLQFSNDHHIFHSGPPDPLGYTQPAWEPAPDANPNFGLLQGAIQEVSEDAVPAVPSVLEYWDWQQLDLGNPGYWGNQQPPRM